TTTCTTAACAACATTTCCTATTTCATCATATTTAAGCACTTCTTTATTTCCTAGAGAATCTGTAACACTCGTAACTCTTCCTAATAAATCATACTCATATAAAGTAACTTGGGCTGTTTCTTTTTGCTGTTCAACTATACCTAATTCTGCATCTATAAGCCCATATTGCTCAACCCGTGTAAGCTGCCCTGTTTTGTTATAATCATAACGAGATTCATTTCCTAAGGCATCTACAACTCGAACCAGATTCCCAACACAAGAATAATAATAATGAGTGATATTACCATTTTCATCTTCTGTTTTAGTTACATTTCCAACTACATCGTAACAAAATTTACGCACATTTCCTTCAGGATTAATAATTTCTATAACTTGATCCAACTCATCATACACATACGCATAAGAATGACCTAAACTATTCGTTTTTCTACTTAAATTACCATTTAAATCATATTCATACGTTTCCGAGTTCCCATCTGGAAGATAAATCCCTTTAAGTTTGCCACCAGGATAATAAGAATAACTAACAACGCTTCCATTCGCATATGTTATTGATTCAATTTTACCTAATTTGGTATAGCTCATAACAGTTTTATGACCTAGTTTGTCTACTTTTTCAATCATTTGACCAACGTTATCATATTTAAATTGCGTAGTATTTCCCAGCGCATCCTCTATCGCAGCTATATCTCCATGATTGCTGTATCTATATTTAGTTACTGCTCCATCTGCATCCTGAATAGCAGTTCTGCGATTCAATTCATCATACGTGTACTGTATTTTCCTACCGTTACTTTGAGTAAGTTCACGTACATTTCCGTTAGGATCATAGCTATACTTCTGTTCTTGATTTAATGGATTTTGAATACATACTAAACGATTTAATTTATCATATAAATACTTGACTTCTGCACCGTTTTCATCAGTTATTTTAGAAATATTCCACATTAAATCATAACTATATTCAATAATGTCCCCTGCTTGATTTTTCAGTTGACTTATTTTGTTTAATTCGTTATATTCTGCTGAGATAACTTCCCCATTAAAATCCTCAATTTTAGTTATTTTATCCGCAAGATTATAAGTATAATTTCTCGTATTTTCACTTGCATTTTCTACTTGTACAATGCGGTTAGATGTATCATACTTATATTTTGTTTCATTTCCATTTCCATCAATAGATTTTATAACACGATTTAGTTTATCATACTCATACTCCGTTTTAGCACCCATTTCATTTTTTAAGCAAATCACATTCCCCTTTCTATCCCGAGTAAATTCCAACTTGCTCCCATCTGCTTTAATATACTTAGCAATTTTACCTTTACTATCATATTCTATGTTTATTACTCGTCCTATCCCATCCGTACTGGAAATTAACTTTCCTTTTCCGTTATATAAAAAGGTTCTTTCTTCTCCATTCTCTATTACTTTGGTTATTTTATTTCTATCATTATAATATATTTCTACATCATCACCAATTGGTTTTATGATAGTTGTTAAATCACCAAATTCGTCATAGTTATATTTTGTCACGTTCCCATTTTTATCTACTTCTTTCACTTTGTCACCTTGTTCATTAAAGGATCTCACTATCCTCCCGTCCTCATAAATGATCTCTGTATTTCGAAAAGCGTCATCATGAATATATTCTACTTTGTTTCCGTTTTGTTCCGTAAGAATGATTTTTTGCTCATCATCAACATATTCATATGACATTTCTCCACCATCTGGAAAAAATTGTTTTACAGTTCTCCCTTCACTATCAAAAATATTTTGTACACTCTTCGTACCTATTGGATTGATAATACCTCTCAACTTATTAAATTGGTCATACTCAAATTTGTAAGATTGTCCTAAATTATTCTCTACTTTTACCAGGTTTCCTTCTTCATAAGAATATTTAACTTCTCTCCCACTATTATCTTTCACAAGAATCAATCTACTCTCATCATACGAAAAATAAAAAGCTACTTCTCTATTTCTAACCTTTTCTAAAGATCCATCCTTATCATAACTTAGCACAAAACGGTTTCCTGCTTTATCTTCTTTTTCTGTCCACTTACCAGACAAGTCAAATGTATATATATTACCATCTTGGCCTGTTAATATATAAACATTATCTTTTTTTACAATAGTTCCTAAATCTATTTTTTTTGCAATATATACTTCTTTGTCTTTTATAAATTCTTCCACTTTTCCATCTTCAAAAGTTACTTTTATCCTATCTTCCAATAGCTTGAATTTCATTTCAAAATTATGAATCCAATCTTTTCCCAAAGCACCAATCTGATCATTCAATGAATTATAAGATCGAACCAATTTAAGTGATGTAGCTCCATCAACAACTAAATCCACTTTTTCATAGGCAAAATTCCCTGTCGCTAAGTTTACTGGATCACTACTATATTCAGCACTAAAAACACGTAATCCCTTTAATCCAGCTAATATAGTATCTAATTCTCCCCCTGTTTTGTCAGCCCCAGTAGCTAATCTTAAGTTATCTAACTGTGTTAAATATGCATCCAATGAGATATCTGCCATACCTGTTCTAATCGTACTTTTATATTCTTGGGCAGTATTATTTAATCGTTGAGTAATACTAGTGATTTCTTCAATTATCGACCCAGAGGCTTTATCATATCTAGGAATCTCATCGATAAGTTTTGTTAATATCTTTTCCAATTTGTTTATGCACTCTTGAAAATCAGACTTCTCAAATTTACTGTTAAGTAAAGCTTCCAAGGAATGATTTTTTGCCTCCGCTGGAATTTCTGCTATATTAACAGAAAGGTCTCTGACCTCGTTATCCATATCTTCGCTTATATTAATTGCTGTTTTCATTAATGCTTTTGTGCTCTGTAATAATTCCTGTAGCGCTTCTATTTGAAAGACTTTATTTTGCTGTAATTTTGCCATGCTTACTTCCTCCTTTTTTCATACATTTGCCCTATTTTTTTATCTGTTTCTTGGTAACTTGTTGTCGACTCTTCAATAAATTTTGCTACTCTAATCAAAAGTTTTATAGTAGACTCTAGGCTTCTTTGTTCTTCACCCATTTGCTGTAAAAACTTCTCTTTGAATTCTCCTTCTGACTCTATAAACTGGTTTTTCATGTTGTTATAATCACTCAACATCTTATTTTGATTTTGCATTAGAGACGTTACTATTGCTTGGGTCTTTTGTGTAACCTCCGTTGTGTTGATATTAGTTCCATTAGCCAATATAGTTCACTCTCCTAACAAATCGTGTCACAATTTGAAATTATTTCTATAAAAGATGAAATACTCGTTTCACTAGATTCAAAGACTTGCTCAAACCCATCAATTAAATCTGAATCTATTACACTCAGTAACTCGGTTATTTTAGGACTTAAATCATTCACTTGAAAACAGCCATCTTTAGCAACTAATTTCTTTATTTCCTTACACTGCTTAGATAAATCACTTATAATTTGTTTATGTGTTTCAGATAATTTTTGAGAAATTTTATTATACTCATCTTGTTGCAAATTCACTTCTTTACTCAAGTTATTTCCTCCTTACAAATTAGCAATTTTATTATTTATACTATTAATGTCTACGTTAATTATTGATTGTAACGATTGTAACGATTGAATTTGCTGGTTTACTTCATTACAAATTTCTTTAGCTTTTGTAATATTATCATCCATTACTTTAACACTCTCTGGAAATTCTTTGGATAACTCTCTGGCAACTACCCCCTCAAATACATTTTGAACAAATATTTCACCTGTTATTCCTGTATATACTTTTGACTTATGAGTTTCCCAATCTCTAATTTTAGCCTCTAAATTAGTATGCGCTTTTTTTAAATCCGCTATACATGATCCGCATGTAGAAGATTTAGCATTTAGCCTTCTTTTTTTACTTTCATATATACTTTTTTGTTGTTTTTTCATCTGTTCATCCAAACTTGACTCCTCCTAACAATGTTGTTATACTCCTATTTTCACTTTTTGAGGTTGATTATTGGTAATTAAATATACTTCTCCTTTTCTCAATTGCTGTTCCTGTACTATTCTATTTATGGTACTAAATACTGTCTGATCTGTAACACGCATTGCTAAGATTACTAATTTACTCTCTTTGACTTTATTTGCTAAATCTCCATAAGCTTTACCGATGATGCCTATCTCATTTCCTATAACAAACCAAATGCCTGTCTTTCCTTCTTGTTTCAATAGTTCTAATAGTTGCCCTTGTGTCCTGGTAGATAAATCATTTTGTATTTGTATGAAACCGTTGAAAATAATACATTTTGCCGTATATTTTTTATAAAACTCTATTGGGCTACTTTGTCCGTTAGACTGCTGAATTTCCTCTTGGAATGCAGCTTCTCTATCTTTATAATCATCATATATATCCTCTATAAATGTTTCTACTGATTCGATATCAGTTATATAATCACTTACATTATCATTGATACTGATTAATTCCATTGCTTTTTGATCAATAACTGTGGTTTCTACATCTCTTTTTTTAGTTAAAATGTTAATAATCGAATTCAACTTTTCAATTAATCCTTGAGATGTAGTTGTAACGACAACAAGATTTTGCTTATATAACGCAACTTTCACAGCTTCTGCATATTCAAAATCAATTCCTATTGGGAGCTCTCCATATATATCTAAATATTCCTTTGTTTTATCCATGTTCAAGAATTGTTTTATAGAAAACTCCTCTGGAACCATTGGAATAGAGATTGGAAGGCTTCCTTTCCATAAATTCCTCATAACTTGACTTTCTTTTTGTACCTTATCAATAATTTCTAACGTATCAGAACCAACAACAGGTAATGCTGCTTGGAAAGATGTCGGATCTTCTATTTTAACCAACCCTCTTCCTGGAATCTCTTCAATTTTCAAATCCGTTCGTCCCACAATACTTTTTGCTTCATTTTGATCTATTAAATAAAGCGAAATTTGATTCTTTATGTTTGCCAATACTTGAACTCGTATAGCACTTTGACGAACAGCACTAGTAACCAGATGTATTCCGACCCCTGCACCTTCTCGGGCAATTTGTGCCACTATTTTCTCAAGAGTATCTTTATAATCCGCTTGAGAAATGGAATCATACGCATCGATTACCAATAAAATGCTTGGTATTTCTTCACCACTTGCTCGTTCGTACATGGATATATTAGCAACTCCGTATTGACTCAATTTTTGTTTTCTAATTTTTAATTCTTGATATAAGCGACGAATAAGTTTACCAATCTTAATTTCTTCATCTACCATAATCGTATCAGCAACATGTGGTAATTTTTTCAATGGCAATAATCCGTTTGTTCCTAAATCTAGTAAATAAATATGCAATCTTTCTGGGTTATGCTGTCTTGCTAAGTCCATTGTTAGGGATTGCAGGAAAGTCGATTTCCCGAAACCTGGACTAGAGAATACAGCTAAATGCCCATCTTTTGCCAAATCAATTGTTAATGGCTCTTGCGCTTGCATTTGTGGTATGTCTAAAAAGCCAATTGTTGCTTGAAGCGGTTGTTTCTCGGCGCTCCATAGCTCTTCAGTATTCACTTGATGTAATTTAGGTAAGAAAATTTGTTCCTCAAGCGGTGGCAACCAAGGTCTCGGCAACGCCTCAATCCCAGAAGCTTCCGTATACTCATGAATATGATCAATAACCGCGTCTAACTCACTCGGCAATTTCGTCAAATCATCCTTCTTATCTAATCCACTCAAATCCTCCGTCAAAATATCATACTGACCCAAGTCATTAATCGCATAAATGGTTGTATCAATATAATCCGTGCTTTCCTTATCCGGCACGTAATCCGCGCCACTCCACGCACTTTGGAACAATTCGTAAATCTCATTATTACCAACTTGCAAGTACGAACGACCTGGTAGTGTGATTTCTGCTGCGTCTGGTGTTTTCAAAATTTCGTTTGAATCGCTGGCGTTTTGTACTTTTAGGGCCAGTTTGAATTTGGAGTTGGACCAGATTTGGTCATCCACGACGCCGCTTGGTTTTTGGGTTGCTAGGATTAAATGGATACCTAGGGAACGACCGATACGTGCTGTCGAAACGAGTTCTTTCATGAATTCTGGTTGTTCTGATTTCAACTCGGCGAACTCATCTGAAATAAGGAATAAATGCGGCATTGGTTCGGTCGCTTTTCCTTGTTTGTATAGTTTTTGGTATTGGTTGATGTGGTTGACATCGTGCTCGCCAAATAACCGTTGCCTTTTTTGCAATTCGGCTTTGATGGAAGCTAGTGCACGCATCGATTGCGCGCCGTCCAAGTTTGTAATTGTTCCAAGTAAATGTGGCATATTTTTAAATAAGTTCGCCATTCCGCCGCCCTTATAGTCAATCAGCAAGAATGCGACTTCATATGGGTGGAAATTGACGCCCAGTGAGATAATGTACGACTGAATGATTTCTGATTTACCAGAACCAGTTGTTCCGGCTACCAAACCATGCGGCCCGTGAGCTTTTTCATGTAAATTCAGTTGAACGATATCGTCTTTTCCGCGCAAGCCAAGTGGTACAGCAAGACTCTTATAGGTTTCATTTTTCGCCCAGCGGCCGGCAATATTTAGCTCTTCAACGCGCTCCACGCCGTACATTTCAAGGAAAGTAACGGATTCTGGAATCGAGTTTTTCAAGTTTTGAAGATGGTTCAACGGCGCAAGGGCACGGCTGATTACTTCTTTGTCAAAATCTGCTGGCAAATGGTCTGGGACAAATGCTCGGTTTACAAGGTCGCCTTGCTCCAAAATAATGTTCCCGCTCTTCGCGTCACGAATATCTACGACCGTCTTCACGTGTTCAGGCAAGCTCTCCATTACGTCCTGTACGAACACTAAAGAAACACCTAGTTCGCTTGGATCTTCATTGAAGAATTCCATAACTGTGTGATCGAGTACTAATTTTTCGTCGGTAATTAAAACCACATAATGTGGCGTGAAATATAATTTTTCTTGTTTGCTTGCTTGTTCAGTAAGCGCTTGTTTACGCTCTTTTAAAATTTGATAAAGCGAGTTCAACACTTGATCGCGCGAACGTTCGTGATAAACAAATCCACGTACATTCACATCACGCATATTCGCATGCGGCAACCAGCGCATCCAGTCCCAATCCGCCTTTTCTTCTTCTGGGAAAATGGTAATAAATTGCAAATCGTAATAACTATGGAAAAGGGAAGTTTGCATTACTAACATTTGAAGTTGCTCTAGAACTAAACGGCGCGGCCCAATGTAACCAACTGGTCCGTGCATTAAATCTGTCGCTACTGGAACTTCATTGATAGATAAATATTGTCCTTTGATTTTCACAGCTTCTTCGACAAGTTCATCTTTTTCTTGGCTAAACTCTTCTTGTTGGAATTCCACGGAAAAGCTACTTGCTTCGTCGCCGCGGCCAACTCGGAAAGTCAGGAAATCGTGGTGGAACATTGTTTTTTCATAAATACGTGAATCTACTCGTAGCGCCATTTTCTCAAGCTCCACTGCATCTGGATAGTGATACGTTAAGGCGTGTCGTTGTTTTTCGCTTGTTTCGTGTAGTTCTTTTGTTTTCCGTTTTAAATACAAATCATAGCTTTCCACTCGTTGTTTCGAGTCGATTTTGTATTTTTTGCGTGATTTTACGTAGTTAATAATCGCCATTGTGATTGTCACAGCTGACATTGCGATGGTCATGATAATATAAAGTCCACGTGGTTGGAAAATGGAAATCATTACCGTAATCGCAACCATAATCAGTGGTGGTAAAATAATTTTAATTAAGCCGTCTGTTGGTTTTGAGGGCTTGCTTGACGGTTTCGCCATGCTAATTTTTTCTTCTGGCGCACGGTAAATAATCCGCGGTGAACGGTGGTAATCTGGATAGTCTTCACCAAAAGAATTATCCGCAGCAAATAAAGGCGCTAATTTGCTCGTCACACGATTTTTCACAGCTAGCACACTAATATCTTCTTTTCCGATTGTAATCGTCACACCGTCCGTATAAAGCTGGTCACCCGGCTCTAATGTGCAATCTTGCGTTACTAAAGAAAAGTTATGATAAATTTCGCCATTTAACACTTGCAGTTTAAACAGATCTTCTTTGGCACCACGTAAAAGTAAGAAGTCTGACTTTGTATCATCTATCGTGACATCATTTTCAGTTCCGGCGCCAAATGCCACAGAAATATTCGTTACGACATCATATACTTGCGTGTGTAAATCTTGGCACAGGTAAAATGCTAATTTGTCTACGTTCACAGCTTGGTTCGTTTGGAGTGCAGTCGCGCCCGCATTCCAAACTCCTTCGCCGTATTTAACTTCAATCGACTCCGCCAGTTCTGGGTAAGTGATTTCGTGTTCGATTGTATTACCAATTGTCACGACTCTTTCAGGGGACAAGTGGTGTTTATGACATTGCTGCCCGTTACTAACAATTAATAAAGCCTCTCTATTCATGGTTCATTCTCCCTTATTTTGTTTCTGTATTTGTTGTTGCATCTTCAGTTGTTGTTTTTTCGTTTACTTTTTCATCGTATTCTTTTAAGCTATCTTCTAATGTTTTTAGTTTTTCTACTTTCTCATCACCGCTTAGTTTTGTATCACTTTGTACTTGTTCAATTTGTTTTGTTAAACTGTACATCGCAAGCGTTGGATCATCTAAAAGTTTGGCAATATCAAGTGATTCTTTAAATTCGCCACGGCCATTATAAATCCAATAAAGTAAGTTTTTCGCATCAGATTTTAAGCTGATTGTGTTCATAATATTTTCTTTCTTTTTATCGCTCATTTTTTCGCCGTTAACGTAAGCATATGCTAGTTCGTATTGTACGGATTGAGGCATTTTTTCTGGGTCAACGTTTTCTAGACCTGTGATTACTTTATCGTAGTCGGTTTTCAGGAAATTCTCGTTTGCTGTTAGTAAATCGTTTTGCAGTGGTACTTTAACGAAGGCAAAATAAGTTACTGGGACTGCAAGTAAAATAGCTACAATTATAAAACCGACAGCCAATCCGCGGAAAGTTCCGTATTTTTTCTTCGGTACGCTTGCCATATTTTTTTGAGCAGCCGCATGTTCTTTCACGTAAGCTTCTTCTAAAATATCGGCAATATCTTGAATCGTTTTCGCATCCAAAATACTCTTCTCAAATTGCGTTCCTCTTGCACCTGTTAGCGAACCATTGTACAAGTTTTCAAAAGAAAATTTCTTAGAAAACATCGCAATAACGAAGCATTGGTATTGTTTAAAAAACGCTTCTTCAGTTAATTCATATGGCGGTAAAATATTTTTAATACCGCGATGAACAATATTTGGTACTAGGTTAATATCGAAAATCAAATTATCTGGGTGTAAAAAGAACGTATAGCGCGTATTTAATAATTCACTTAAATCAGCAATATTGCGTAGTGCGCGTAGTTTGTCTTCACGTTCCATTTTCCGAATTTGTTCAAATCCGTAAGTGCGTTTGTCAATCTCATAAGAAATTGTATAAGAATCGCTATCACTCGAAATTTTTGCAGGTGTAAAATGTGTTGCAGGTTTTTCTAATAGTTCTAATTGCGCCAGTTCTTTGGCGTGTGTTTTTGATTTCGGGAACGTAATGCTCCAAACTAAATCCTCATAAGTAAAATCGTAAGCTGTTCCATCCATTTCTGTTGTCTTATTCATCGTTTTCATTCTCCTTTTTTTCTATAAAATTTCTAAAATATCTCCGTCCGCAATTTGAAAATTAGTTAATTTATCGTCATCGCTTAGTAGAATTGCTTTATTCGTTGTTTTTATCGTACATTTGGACAAATCCTTATACTCGATTTTGAGCGTCTCTGCCAAATTGATAATTAGTGCTTTGATTGGTTGATGCACCGGAATTCGCAAATCATATTTACTTGCTCCCCAATTAGTGAAATCAACTGTCACATTCATATGTGTGTTTTTAGCCATTTAAAATTCCCCGCTTTCTATTCAAAAACATTGCGCGCCGCCACATAAATCCCACCTGCTAAAGCCACAAGTGTTCCAGCAATTGCTCCGCCAACTGTTTTTTGTTTGGTCTTTTTAGTTTCGTCTTCTACGGTCGTTTCTGCAGCAGCTATTTCGGTGTTGACCGCGGTTGTTTCATATTTACCTGTAAACAACTTCGCTTTCGTTTTTTCCACCGTTTCTCCAGCAGTTGGTTCTTCTTCAAAAAGCGAGTCTTTAATTCGGTCGTATTCTGCTTTTTCTGCCGCTTTTTGTTTGGCGATTTTTTCATCCATTTCGTCAGTAAAAAGTGGAATTCCGTTTTTATCGAGCTCCGTTTCTTCCATCTGCTCTAGTTCTTTTGTTTTTTCTTCTTCTGTTTTTTGGAGTCTGTCTGTTTTGATGTCCATTTTCCCGCTATTTTCAAGATAACTATCCGAATCCGCAGCGAGCGCACTAGGAGCATAGGCGAAACACAATAGTAACAGCAGTCCTGCTAGTTTAAATTTCATCTGAATAGTCCTCCTCTACTTCTTCCTCTTTAGAACGGTGCCAGACAAACAGGTTAAGACCAGTAAATAATAGTGTCGCTCCAATTAAGCTGTATACGACAATAATATAATCTTGTTGCACACTCAAAATTCCGTTGAGTAGTTGCTCGATATATTGCAGTGGCGAGAACGTTCTGAATGTCGCGAAAATAGATTCATTATCAATGTTCAGTCCAACTGCATCTGTTAAGAACAGGTACAAACTTAAAACTAGTAAAATAATCGACATCCCAATCATGTTGAGCTGGCGTAATAAGTACGAAAATGCAGTAACTAGCGCCATCATAATTAGTACGCAAACACCAATCCATAGGAACATCCCAATTTCTCCAACTTCAAAAATAAATCCTGAAACCGCGCCGATTACTAGCCCTTCAATAATTCCTACACAGATTGTTAAGAACGTAATTGGAATATTTTTAAAGACAATCGACATTTCCTTCTCAAATTCATTCAATTGCTCTCGTTTTTTCTCTTGATGTGAAATAACATAGCTAGTGAAAATGGCAAGAATAGTACAAATCAGAATCATGAAGTATGGCATTGATTTGTCACCTGCAACGATAGTCCCTGCGTTCATCTTATCTACTGGATTACTCAAGAAACTATATAGATTTTCATTTTGACGATCACCAACACGGCTATTTTTCATCACCTTAGCAAAGTTTTTCTGGAATGTTTCATCGTCTTCCAGTTTTTGGCCTAAGTCTTCTGATAGGGTGGAGGCTTCTTTTACTAAAGTTTCTCCACTTTGTTGGATATTTTTGGCTTCCTTATCAATCGCATCAAAAGTCTGATATACGACTTCGGCTGATTTTAAGTTACCTTCCGAAGTACCAGCTAACGACTCACTTTTCGCTAAAATTCCTGCAAATTCAGAACTTAGCTGTAGCGCCATTGTTGCTTCTTCGCCCGATTTATCTAAAACCACACCATTTTCTGCGATTAGACCTTTACTAGCCTCGCGCCATGCTTCCAGATTTTGCAAAGTTAATGCTAGATTGGTATTTAAATTAATGGCTTCTTGGGTCGTTTCGTTTAATCTATTTGTTACATCTTCTGACCTTGAATTTGCCTCGGCCATTGTATATTTATAGTCATCAATTCGTTTTTCAAAGGCTTTAATTTTTTTCGTATAATCTGCCACAAAACGGTCTGTTGTCAGATTTACAAAACTACCAATGATATCTTCTTTATTAAAAATGTAATAATACGAAGACGATTTAGCGGAATTTTCTAGTGTTACTTGATAATCGTTAAAGTCCGGGATTTGCCCAGAATCACTTGCATCAATTCCATAATATAAGTCAAATAATGCTTGTAGTTTATAATAATCTTTCACCGTATTAGTAATAGCTTTTACAGAAGAGCTCGTTTCATTAAGGTAGGTTGCTGAATTGACCTTAATCGGCTGCGCTTCTTTTCTAACTAGTATCGCGCCACCTGACATACCAGGGTTTAGCTGTGTTGGATCAGATGGGTCTGGAACAACCGGCATGTATCCATATTC
Above is a window of Listeria swaminathanii DNA encoding:
- a CDS encoding DUF6531 domain-containing protein, producing the protein MAKLQQNKVFQIEALQELLQSTKALMKTAINISEDMDNEVRDLSVNIAEIPAEAKNHSLEALLNSKFEKSDFQECINKLEKILTKLIDEIPRYDKASGSIIEEITSITQRLNNTAQEYKSTIRTGMADISLDAYLTQLDNLRLATGADKTGGELDTILAGLKGLRVFSAEYSSDPVNLATGNFAYEKVDLVVDGATSLKLVRSYNSLNDQIGALGKDWIHNFEMKFKLLEDRIKVTFEDGKVEEFIKDKEVYIAKKIDLGTIVKKDNVYILTGQDGNIYTFDLSGKWTEKEDKAGNRFVLSYDKDGSLEKVRNREVAFYFSYDESRLILVKDNSGREVKYSYEEGNLVKVENNLGQSYKFEYDQFNKLRGIINPIGTKSVQNIFDSEGRTVKQFFPDGGEMSYEYVDDEQKIILTEQNGNKVEYIHDDAFRNTEIIYEDGRIVRSFNEQGDKVKEVDKNGNVTKYNYDEFGDLTTIIKPIGDDVEIYYNDRNKITKVIENGEERTFLYNGKGKLISSTDGIGRVINIEYDSKGKIAKYIKADGSKLEFTRDRKGNVICLKNEMGAKTEYEYDKLNRVIKSIDGNGNETKYKYDTSNRIVQVENASENTRNYTYNLADKITKIEDFNGEVISAEYNELNKISQLKNQAGDIIEYSYDLMWNISKITDENGAEVKYLYDKLNRLVCIQNPLNQEQKYSYDPNGNVRELTQSNGRKIQYTYDELNRRTAIQDADGAVTKYRYSNHGDIAAIEDALGNTTQFKYDNVGQMIEKVDKLGHKTVMSYTKLGKIESITYANGSVVSYSYYPGGKLKGIYLPDGNSETYEYDLNGNLSRKTNSLGHSYAYVYDELDQVIEIINPEGNVRKFCYDVVGNVTKTEDENGNITHYYYSCVGNLVRVVDALGNESRYDYNKTGQLTRVEQYGLIDAELGIVEQQKETAQVTLYEYDLLGRVTSVTDSLGNKEVLKYDEIGNVVKKQDKEGFTTSYQYSKTGNLTHIVYADKKEVAFSYNPLKQLIQIEDWLGTTTAKLDALGRPLEIKDYKEDEVRYTWGSMGERTEVSYPDGTSVSYTYNKAMKLISLAVNEEVKASYYYDSVGRLTNKVLGNGIQTDYTYNAFRRYESLIHSDREGVLDRYNYHYDAAQNKIGITKTRRDLAEDSGAFRYRYDELHRLTHVWKDDTSLAYYEYDAFGNRITSTEKQEFKQYSYNKNNQLVETIKNGEVQAFKYDKRGNLLEKRVQKQVDSMYTFDARNYLTKITQADVQSQFVYNGLGSRVERQHYGLEEQQLLTSEKMLNDYTKTNHNLLTSQTEEGNQNYFWDDETILSVMSTEKDNEQFYLEDQLGSPIRLMKNGSVQATYGYDTFGSQINKSNNTPPKFGFTGHQIEEVGNLYFAEKRYLDATEGRFISEDSMKGSIYVPKTMHAYAYCFNQPIDFVDADGAFPSVKDFQDGISNARDGVVNAWNSGVDTVKDFWNNNVVGTDTIIFDETVGNVNHTTKQHIGGNLIVYENKGNDTEGSWTINLPEIHIPFSGGTFSQGTSINLNDMSISSSINSSGKNGETASLGYTVDLNGIKSNVGSGINTETGLSDMYTYSEDFLRWEDVPMKEIAVALTTTLAGGVILAFLAVDDATVIGTLDDAAIPVVIKQIIEAWMKVGVACAV
- the essC gene encoding type VII secretion protein EssC; translation: MNREALLIVSNGQQCHKHHLSPERVVTIGNTIEHEITYPELAESIEVKYGEGVWNAGATALQTNQAVNVDKLAFYLCQDLHTQVYDVVTNISVAFGAGTENDVTIDDTKSDFLLLRGAKEDLFKLQVLNGEIYHNFSLVTQDCTLEPGDQLYTDGVTITIGKEDISVLAVKNRVTSKLAPLFAADNSFGEDYPDYHRSPRIIYRAPEEKISMAKPSSKPSKPTDGLIKIILPPLIMVAITVMISIFQPRGLYIIMTIAMSAVTITMAIINYVKSRKKYKIDSKQRVESYDLYLKRKTKELHETSEKQRHALTYHYPDAVELEKMALRVDSRIYEKTMFHHDFLTFRVGRGDEASSFSVEFQQEEFSQEKDELVEEAVKIKGQYLSINEVPVATDLMHGPVGYIGPRRLVLEQLQMLVMQTSLFHSYYDLQFITIFPEEEKADWDWMRWLPHANMRDVNVRGFVYHERSRDQVLNSLYQILKERKQALTEQASKQEKLYFTPHYVVLITDEKLVLDHTVMEFFNEDPSELGVSLVFVQDVMESLPEHVKTVVDIRDAKSGNIILEQGDLVNRAFVPDHLPADFDKEVISRALAPLNHLQNLKNSIPESVTFLEMYGVERVEELNIAGRWAKNETYKSLAVPLGLRGKDDIVQLNLHEKAHGPHGLVAGTTGSGKSEIIQSYIISLGVNFHPYEVAFLLIDYKGGGMANLFKNMPHLLGTITNLDGAQSMRALASIKAELQKRQRLFGEHDVNHINQYQKLYKQGKATEPMPHLFLISDEFAELKSEQPEFMKELVSTARIGRSLGIHLILATQKPSGVVDDQIWSNSKFKLALKVQNASDSNEILKTPDAAEITLPGRSYLQVGNNEIYELFQSAWSGADYVPDKESTDYIDTTIYAINDLGQYDILTEDLSGLDKKDDLTKLPSELDAVIDHIHEYTEASGIEALPRPWLPPLEEQIFLPKLHQVNTEELWSAEKQPLQATIGFLDIPQMQAQEPLTIDLAKDGHLAVFSSPGFGKSTFLQSLTMDLARQHNPERLHIYLLDLGTNGLLPLKKLPHVADTIMVDEEIKIGKLIRRLYQELKIRKQKLSQYGVANISMYERASGEEIPSILLVIDAYDSISQADYKDTLEKIVAQIAREGAGVGIHLVTSAVRQSAIRVQVLANIKNQISLYLIDQNEAKSIVGRTDLKIEEIPGRGLVKIEDPTSFQAALPVVGSDTLEIIDKVQKESQVMRNLWKGSLPISIPMVPEEFSIKQFLNMDKTKEYLDIYGELPIGIDFEYAEAVKVALYKQNLVVVTTTSQGLIEKLNSIINILTKKRDVETTVIDQKAMELISINDNVSDYITDIESVETFIEDIYDDYKDREAAFQEEIQQSNGQSSPIEFYKKYTAKCIIFNGFIQIQNDLSTRTQGQLLELLKQEGKTGIWFVIGNEIGIIGKAYGDLANKVKESKLVILAMRVTDQTVFSTINRIVQEQQLRKGEVYLITNNQPQKVKIGV
- the essB gene encoding type VII secretion protein EssB, translated to MNKTTEMDGTAYDFTYEDLVWSITFPKSKTHAKELAQLELLEKPATHFTPAKISSDSDSYTISYEIDKRTYGFEQIRKMEREDKLRALRNIADLSELLNTRYTFFLHPDNLIFDINLVPNIVHRGIKNILPPYELTEEAFFKQYQCFVIAMFSKKFSFENLYNGSLTGARGTQFEKSILDAKTIQDIADILEEAYVKEHAAAQKNMASVPKKKYGTFRGLAVGFIIVAILLAVPVTYFAFVKVPLQNDLLTANENFLKTDYDKVITGLENVDPEKMPQSVQYELAYAYVNGEKMSDKKKENIMNTISLKSDAKNLLYWIYNGRGEFKESLDIAKLLDDPTLAMYSLTKQIEQVQSDTKLSGDEKVEKLKTLEDSLKEYDEKVNEKTTTEDATTNTETK
- a CDS encoding EsaB/YukD family protein, yielding MAKNTHMNVTVDFTNWGASKYDLRIPVHQPIKALIINLAETLKIEYKDLSKCTIKTTNKAILLSDDDKLTNFQIADGDILEIL
- the essA gene encoding type VII secretion protein EssA is translated as MKFKLAGLLLLLCFAYAPSALAADSDSYLENSGKMDIKTDRLQKTEEEKTKELEQMEETELDKNGIPLFTDEMDEKIAKQKAAEKAEYDRIKDSLFEEEPTAGETVEKTKAKLFTGKYETTAVNTEIAAAETTVEDETKKTKQKTVGGAIAGTLVALAGGIYVAARNVFE